The Pseudomonas eucalypticola genome has a window encoding:
- a CDS encoding LysR substrate-binding domain-containing protein produces the protein MNLFQLRAFDAVAREGSFTRAAERLFISQPAVTGHVKALEDHYQITLLRRTARRVELTEEGTRLAAITRAMFGLAEEARAMLEANRQLLTGRLEVAADGPHRVMPMLASLRARYPGVTVNLRLGNAQETLAALTAEHVDVAVMTEVEPRKGLHLHPLSASHICALVPAAHPWAGHTLDLAQLHQQIMVLREPHSITRRTFDQACAQAGVVPRVLLELDSREAVTEAVAAQLGIGIVSSVEVGHDPRVVAVPLRGQGLENRHMIGCLERRRELRLIRAFFELAPPV, from the coding sequence CCTGTTCATCAGCCAGCCGGCCGTGACGGGGCACGTCAAGGCCCTGGAAGACCACTACCAGATAACCCTGTTGCGGCGCACGGCCCGACGGGTGGAACTGACCGAAGAGGGGACCCGGCTGGCAGCCATTACCCGCGCCATGTTCGGTTTGGCCGAAGAGGCCCGGGCGATGCTGGAGGCCAACCGCCAACTGTTGACCGGGCGTCTGGAAGTGGCCGCCGACGGCCCGCACCGGGTGATGCCGATGCTCGCCAGCCTGCGCGCCCGGTACCCCGGCGTGACCGTCAACCTGCGCTTGGGCAATGCCCAGGAAACCCTGGCGGCGCTGACGGCCGAACATGTGGACGTGGCGGTGATGACCGAGGTGGAGCCGCGCAAGGGCCTGCACCTGCACCCCCTGAGTGCTTCGCACATCTGCGCGCTGGTTCCGGCTGCCCACCCGTGGGCGGGGCACACCCTGGACCTGGCGCAGTTGCACCAGCAGATCATGGTGTTGCGCGAGCCTCATTCGATCACGCGCCGTACCTTCGACCAGGCCTGCGCCCAGGCGGGCGTGGTGCCGCGGGTGCTGCTGGAACTCGACAGCCGCGAGGCGGTAACGGAGGCAGTGGCGGCGCAGCTCGGCATCGGCATCGTCTCGTCGGTGGAAGTGGGCCATGACCCGCGCGTGGTCGCGGTGCCGTTGCGTGGGCAGGGGCTTGAGAACCGGCACATGATCGGCTGCCTGGAGCGACGGCGTGAGCTGCGCCTGATTCGAGCGTTTTTCGAGCTGGCCCCCCCGGTGTGA
- a CDS encoding YebC/PmpR family DNA-binding transcriptional regulator: MGAQWKAKHREAAANAKGRIFGKLSKEISIAARAGTDPDTNARLRLVIEQAKKASMTRETLERAIKKGAGIGGEAVNYTLVKYEGFAPHQVPVIVECLTDNVNRTVSQIRVLFRKGTLGAEGSVSWDFNHVGMIEATPANGDADPEMAAIEAGAQDFEAGEEEGSTLFVTDITDLDAVCKALPEQHFTVVAAKIGYMPKNPVSGLSDEQMAEVEAFLEAIDENDDVQNVYVGLAG, from the coding sequence ATGGGCGCACAGTGGAAAGCTAAACACAGAGAAGCAGCAGCCAACGCCAAAGGGCGCATCTTCGGCAAGCTGTCCAAGGAAATTTCGATTGCCGCGCGGGCCGGTACCGACCCTGACACCAACGCGCGTCTGCGCCTGGTCATCGAACAGGCCAAGAAGGCCTCCATGACGCGTGAAACCCTGGAACGCGCCATCAAGAAAGGCGCGGGCATCGGCGGCGAGGCGGTCAACTACACCCTGGTCAAGTACGAGGGTTTCGCCCCGCACCAGGTGCCGGTGATCGTCGAATGCCTGACCGATAACGTCAACCGCACCGTATCGCAGATCCGCGTGCTGTTCCGCAAGGGCACCCTGGGCGCAGAAGGCTCGGTGTCGTGGGACTTCAACCACGTAGGAATGATCGAAGCCACCCCGGCCAACGGCGACGCTGACCCGGAAATGGCTGCCATCGAAGCCGGCGCCCAGGATTTCGAGGCGGGCGAGGAAGAAGGCTCGACCCTGTTCGTCACCGACATCACCGACCTGGACGCCGTGTGCAAGGCACTGCCTGAGCAGCACTTCACCGTGGTGGCGGCGAAGATCGGCTACATGCCGAAGAACCCGGTCTCGGGCCTCAGCGACGAGCAGATGGCCGAGGTGGAAGCCTTCCTGGAAGCCATCGACGAAAACGACGACGTGCAGAACGTCTACGTCGGCCTGGCCGGCTGA
- a CDS encoding alpha/beta hydrolase, translating to MSKTLLALLTLALAACSSTPPPPTPEQLAQIEAANLHTDADMAQVLDKLASLNPQPIENLDVGTARLQPTLTDAAKALMADQGRDSDPAVLAPGVSAYDRTVPGAAGQIPATVYTPPGDNYKPVILYFHGGGWVLADRKVYDSSARALAKLADAVVVSIDYRRAPEDRFPAAADDGVAVYRWLTHYAKAVGGDPQHLALAGESAGGNLALATAIAAHEQGLAAPKQVLAIYPVTQTGSDTESYAKYAHAKPLNAAMMPWFFNQLLADPAQKQDPRLDVLHANLQGLAPVTLINAEVDPLRDDGALMETALKAAGVSVERRVYSGVTHEFFGLGALVQQAAQAQAYAGERLKADLHR from the coding sequence ATGTCCAAAACGTTGCTCGCCCTGTTAACCCTGGCCCTGGCGGCCTGTTCCAGCACGCCCCCGCCACCGACCCCCGAACAACTGGCGCAGATCGAAGCCGCCAACCTGCACACCGATGCCGACATGGCCCAGGTGCTGGACAAACTGGCCAGCCTCAACCCGCAACCCATCGAGAACCTGGATGTCGGCACCGCCAGGCTGCAGCCTACCCTGACGGATGCCGCCAAGGCATTGATGGCCGACCAGGGCCGCGACAGCGACCCGGCGGTGCTGGCCCCCGGTGTCAGCGCCTACGACCGCACGGTCCCCGGTGCAGCCGGGCAGATTCCTGCCACGGTCTATACCCCGCCGGGGGATAACTACAAACCGGTGATCCTGTATTTCCATGGCGGCGGCTGGGTCCTGGCCGACCGCAAGGTGTACGACAGCAGCGCCCGTGCCCTGGCCAAGCTGGCCGACGCGGTGGTGGTGTCCATCGATTACCGCCGTGCCCCTGAGGACCGGTTTCCCGCCGCGGCCGATGACGGCGTGGCGGTATACCGTTGGCTGACCCATTACGCCAAGGCCGTGGGTGGTGACCCCCAGCACCTGGCCCTGGCCGGTGAAAGCGCTGGCGGCAACCTGGCCCTGGCCACCGCTATCGCCGCCCATGAACAAGGCCTGGCGGCGCCCAAGCAGGTGCTGGCCATCTACCCGGTCACGCAGACCGGCAGCGATACGGAGTCCTATGCCAAGTACGCCCATGCCAAACCGCTGAACGCGGCAATGATGCCCTGGTTCTTCAATCAGTTGCTCGCCGATCCGGCGCAGAAACAGGACCCACGCCTGGACGTGCTGCATGCCAACCTGCAAGGCCTGGCACCGGTGACGCTGATCAATGCCGAGGTCGACCCGCTGCGTGACGACGGCGCGCTGATGGAGACCGCGCTGAAAGCGGCTGGGGTGAGTGTGGAGCGCCGGGTCTACAGCGGCGTGACCCATGAATTCTTTGGCCTGGGGGCGTTGGTGCAGCAGGCGGCACAGGCCCAGGCTTACGCCGGGGAACGCCTCAAGGCCGACCTGCACCGCTGA